In the Arachis hypogaea cultivar Tifrunner chromosome 20, arahy.Tifrunner.gnm2.J5K5, whole genome shotgun sequence genome, TCAAGCAACTTTGCTCTTGTATTACTGTCATGTAAAACATTTCattaatgatttaattttgaCTTTAGAATAAGATtacaataaaactaaataaaaccgttttgaatttaaataagatattttaaaccttaaaaattaaaataagattatGTCCAAACATAAAgaatcaatttaatactttacccatAAAAGTATTATCATTATCATGGTCTCACCTCAATTAGgaaaaaattataagaatattttaaGACATCTTGAATGAAGAATTAGCTAAGGCCAATATAGATGATTATATACGTTAGATAGTTATTATATAAACAATAGTTACAAAAGTAGTTACAAGAGTTGTGAATTTAAGATAGCTAAATAGAAATtgagttaaaaaattataaagagaATAGAAtagtttgttattaatttttaatatgtgttatttaatataacataatatatttatactaatattgtatatataatatttttttaaagctgTTAAAAAACTATTTGAGATAGATAGTTATGTgcgttttttttaatatattattctttgcgtgttattttttttatgatatagaTGAaggttttaaattaataataatagggtgttatttacttaactcatttactAATGAGTGGAAACACATTATGAAAAACTCATACCTCTCTAAATGATAATATTTCatatttcattatatataataatgttCCATAGTTCTACTGGATTTTTTTATAgtaagatatttatttttcaatcttttatcaaaatgacaataaaaaaaatattgtcgtAGCGTGATTCTTTAATGTTATATAATTGTTTGTCTTAATAACATTATCGAAATTAATTGAATCAAGATAAAATTCAGCATCTATAAttcatgataaataattttttcaaaaatatagtggtataaattcaaaataaaaaaaatttgacataattaaaattttttatcttaggAGTCTTCTTACTAATAATGTGTTGTGAAATTAAGATGAATAGATAAAAATAGAACTAGAAAATTATAAGAATAAGAGAACTCTATTATTAATTCTCAATATGTATCACTCAATATAACATAATACATTCATACTAATATTGCATACACAATATTCTTCTCAAAGAAACTAAAAAACTATTTGAGATGAATAATTATGTGTGTTTTTTTTATgtgttatttttaatgtattaaaaCCTTTTTTCTAAGAtctatttataaataaagattttaaattaaataataatatattatttaactaacccacttattaattaataaaaatatattataaaaattcatACTTTATTAATTGATAATGTTTTATATTTCATTATGTATGATAatactttaatttattatataacatTCACAATAATAATCATTTTATAATATCaagaatttatgtatataaatcaCTATAAAATTTATGTATATAGATTATAGAAAACGTACATCATAATCGTATACCTATTGAATGCTAACACGTGGCATCCATAGAATAAGAAAGACCAATAATAATCGTGTCCACTTATATGAAAACTTGATCATGTAATACCTAGAGAGCTAGAAAGATTTATAGCATACATAAGTCTCATTTGGTGATTTCTTGTGTTGGTGATTAAGCAGGCAAGCACTATCATAGAGATAGAGACcttattattagaaaataaaatatataaataagaaataaaagtaaGTAATTAATTAACCAGTAATGTGTTGTTCTGGAAATTGAATATGCAAAAAGGACAGTATGTTACCTTTGGAACACATAAGTTGGGGCACTACATGGTCCTGAGCTATGCATATATACACCAAATTTCATCATCCGTAGTGGGGATCACCTATAATTTTGGTCGCCTATCAACTAAGCTATAGATACGCTTCTTCATTTCTGGCCACACATCCATACATACATATTGTTCTAGCGTTAGTAATATTTTTCAGAAGTATAGCTTGTTAACGATGTGGTTTGTCGTCTTAAACTATTCTCATAGAGTACATAGTCAAAAAGAAATGGTAACTCCGAACTATAATTCTATTGGAGATTGTTTTTTGTCAGAAACTCTTTAATGATTGTGGTCGAAGTTGAATTGAAAATAAGTAGAAGTGTACTTCTATAAGGCACTTCAATGATCAAATCAGTAATAAGTGTTTAAGaagtataataattttataaatataaaatattaaaaataagaacataaaaaaataacaaaggtATGATTTTTGGTCATTAAGTCaacaataattattaataaaattgttGATGATAAGCTAAAAATAAATACACAATTAAAATTGAGTTATAACTTATATTAAGTAATGGATTTTGCCATTgaactataactcaaatgacatagtctcttcaTACTCATTTAGAGGTTGCGGATTTGAGTGATATCTTGtcaataataataagagaaaatgacaaatcgATCTCTGATTTTTTGGTCCGCGGCATTTAAGTTTCCGaggatttaaaaatacatttaaatctaTAACCTCTTTAAAATTTGGACACATCCATCCCTGGGTCTAATTTGTCCTATTTTAAAAACTCTTCCACATATGCATCCGTATCAATCAAGTCAGTACAACGAGagcacatttaattttttttgttgagtcTAACAGACCCAAGTGAACATGAAGGATCGATATGTCCAAGTTTTAAAAAGGTTagaaatttaaatgtattttcaaattctcGAAAATTTAAATGTCCACGAATCAAAATGTCAAAGATTTATTTGTCATAAGATTTATTTTTGTAATGAAATTCAATAAAAAGTTGATATTCTTATTAACTACCTTGAAAACATAGTAACTGAATGGCTGAAGCATACATTTTAATTGGATAAATAACCAACTCAATCTACGTAGGTTAGGTAGATCAATATAAtgtttagaaaatatttttagaatgatATATTTTTCCACAAATACATTACCATTACACACATTACATACATCAAATATGAAATTTGAACAATTTGAGCAgcaaagtcatcaattttaatttctatataCTATATCAATCTTTGTTATGTGTTATCATTGTATATACTTTTTAAGCCATGTTCTTATAATTGGGGTCTAATCCTCCAACAATACATGATGAAGCTATAAATGTGAGAAGCAGAAACAATTAATAGCAGGAGGAACCTTTCCTGTTTTTCTGATTTTATTAGCTTTTTCTGTGGCTCTAGATAACTCTTTCCTTCTTTTATCTTCCAATTGTGTTAAAGCACCTTGTGCTACCTTATCTATGCTTGCTATCTTATTATTATAATGTTGTGTTGTCACTATTCTTCTTTTCTCCAATTCATTCTGTACCACCATAACCAATTAATTATATGATGATATTTTCATGACAAGTATTACATGATACCGAAAAATATAACTAGCtagaataataatatgataaactCATCATAATTGAGACAAACCTTCTTCTTTTCCATATGCATTTTGGCATgaatctttttctctctttcccaAGAAAGGATTTGGGACTTTATCTTCTCATAGCTACATACAAGAACAACAATGAACAGATATTAATCCACATTCTTTCCCTATATACATCATCAAACCACCAaaccattatttaaaaaaaaaaaaaacagagtacCGCTTTTGAATCTTTTTTAACTTGGCCTTTTCCCAAGCTTCTGCATTTGCTTTGTTGTTATGTTGTATAGGAATCCCTATTTGTTTTTGGTGCCCTTGTGTTTGGGGCACAGTCCTTTTAGAAGATATATCATCACTTGAACCTCTTAAAGGAACACTTCCTTCTTTTCTCCTTCCATCTTCTCCAAATGATGACCTTTTTACTGAAGTATCCCCTCCTATACATATAACAacaatttattttcattaaaatttgTGAAGATTTTAGGATAAGTCTAATAAGAAATGAAACCTCTCTGATCTttcatttaataattaaaatgaattaatatTGGCAAATCATTATTCTTCTAGCAAtagttctaataataataataaaaaagcaaAGTATATTCCTTGGTCATAACAGTTATGAAATGGACTTAACTTGATGAACATATATAACTATATAAGCATGCAATCTGGAAATTAAACATTAACTAGTAGTTAATTAATTACCATAAGTCGGTCGTTCAGATAGGGTGCTATGGTTTTTCCTTCTCATGGATTGAGGCCTTGAAATCAGGTTGGCAGCAGCAGCTTGTTCTATTGAATGAATGGAAAATGCAGCAGCTGCAACTGCTGTCACATGCTTGTCATCATTTCTAAATTCACTCTTCAAATTTCCCCTTCTGAACATTCtataatgatgataataaaacaaaaataacaacGATGATTTTGATATTGTTAGTCTCAAATTAAGTAAgataataaataacaataatcTCAGTGGCATTATCACAAACAGTTTACATGCAGTTTGAAACTAAACACTGCACTTTTGAATGAAACTACGTACCTTGTCTACAAAAACTTGCACATTAGGTTTGGATCTGAAATCTGAATGAATTGAAGATGATGAAGTCACGATGAGAGTATATTGATAAAGCTGAACAGGAAATGGTGAGAAGCAAGGTGAAATTTGATGCCTCTGCACGCAGCCTCTAAAGGAAGCAAaggatcttttaattttgtatatatagGTTTGTCAGAGCTACTTTATGCATTGCGGATGAAGCTGGAAGGGTATAATGTCACGTTCTACAGCTTTAATTTCTGAATTAAGAATGGAAGTGTATTGGCCCAAAAGGGCCCATGAAAAACTCGTCCAAAAAGGCCCAAAAGGGCCCATGAAATTGAAAACGTAGAAGGGGAGTTTTTGGCGCTGAGAAGTTAAAACCTGAGGGAGTGAGTgagtgaggaagaagaagaatgggtcTAACAGAAGAACAGAGACAACAAATCGAAGCAAATCGCCAAGCCGCTCTCGCCAAACGCAAAGCATTTCTTGaatcccaacaacaacaacaacaacaactacttTTCAAATGCCAGAAGCTCTCTCATTCTCGCTACTCTTCTTCAACATCCAAACCCGCCCTTATTCCAAAGTTCGTTGCCAGGCTCGAAATATGCTCTCCAGATTCCTTCTCCGTTGTGCCTATCCCCTCCGACGACGACACCTTCTCCGCCCTCAACGGCCTCCTCTCCGACCTCCTCCCCTCTCACTTCACTCAGATCTCCACCGCCGTTGCCGATGCCTCTGTCTACCACCTTTCCGACTACCTCCGCGTCCTCAACTGCCTCAAGGCAGCATCTCACCAGATTGCTGACGTGGAGGACATTCCCTGGAACACGCTCAAAGCCGTTGAGACCATGATGCTGGCGTCTGGTGGTGGCGGCACCTGGACCCCGACCAGGCCCGAGCATCTCACCGACGAGCAGGTCGAAGACCTCATCGCGAAGCTTCCGAGGAGTTTGGTGGATGCTCTGATGCCGTTTCAGTTGGATGGGATTAGGTTTGGACTCAGAAGGGGTGGAAGGTGCCTCATTGCCGATGATATGGGACTCGGAAAGACCCTCCAGGTACtctattcaaaaaaataaaaacaaaaatcgcATCTATTTTGCTTTCCCTGTGTCTTTTAGGTTAAGTGATTAAACTGTTTGTTTTTGTTGCGAGGATGTTAGAATTAATTGAGTGGACCTAATTTCGTTGCACAAACTAGCTCAACTAGGAAGTATAGAATGTGTATATGTATTGCCACTTCTTAAGGAGTCTGGTGATTGCTGGGGAGTAATGTGGCTTCTAAATTGTAATGTTTTGGCTGTTTATTTGAAGATTTCATTGATATTTATAGGCTTTTGTGATTGGTTGGTGCGAATTTGTTCACTGCAATTGGAGCAACTGCAGGAATAAAATTTGGCATTTTAAAAACACTCGGTTCATTGAGTGGTAGGCAAACTCATCACTTTTTCAGTAGTCTTGAGTTCAAACTTTACTGGTGGAAAATACCTTAAGCGATAGTTGCTCGAATCGATGGAGTTGAACTTCTGGTGATAGGTTTTACATACTAGAGATAAAGACCCAAAAGGACTGATAAGTTCTAGGGACTAGAGATTTGTCAAGTGGTGTTCATGGGTTCAAATACTAGAGATGGCTTCTATGCTTGCTAATTGCTAGGGTAAGGTTGCATATGTCTGTCCTTTTCAGACCCAATGAGGGGGGAGCTTCATGCACTAGCCAGCCCTTTTAGAGACTAGGACTTAGTGTTCGgtgccattttttttttaatttgaaattggttgcactgtatttatttatttaccatGAAATATCTAACAAGGAGTAGTGATCTATGTAGTTATTTTTTTCGAATGCACATTTTAGGCGATTGCTATTGCGGGATGTTTCATGCATGAAGGTCCTATACTTGTGGTTTGCCCTGCTGTTTTGCGTTTTTCATGGGCAGAAGAATTGGAACGTTGGCTTCCTTGCTGTTTGCCTGCTGATATTCATGTTGGTAATGCTGTATAATTTAAGTTGTGCATGATGCTATGTATTATGCTGCCTATTAAGTTCAAGGTAGGAGTCTGGTCTGGTTCTTGAGATGAATGAGGGTTTTTCCCCATAACAAATACCATACAGTACATATCCAG is a window encoding:
- the LOC112782949 gene encoding uncharacterized protein isoform X2, with protein sequence MFRRGNLKSEFRNDDKHVTAVAAAAFSIHSIEQAAAANLISRPQSMRRKNHSTLSERPTYGGDTSVKRSSFGEDGRRKEGSVPLRGSSDDISSKRTVPQTQGHQKQIGIPIQHNNKANAEAWEKAKLKKIQKRYEKIKSQILSWEREKKIHAKMHMEKKKK
- the LOC112782949 gene encoding uncharacterized protein isoform X1; translated protein: MFRRGNLKSEFRNDDKHVTAVAAAAFSIHSIEQAAAANLISRPQSMRRKNHSTLSERPTYGGDTSVKRSSFGEDGRRKEGSVPLRGSSDDISSKRTVPQTQGHQKQIGIPIQHNNKANAEAWEKAKLKKIQKRYEKIKSQILSWEREKKIHAKMHMEKKKNELEKRRIVTTQHYNNKIASIDKVAQGALTQLEDKRRKELSRATEKANKIRKTGKVPPAINCFCFSHL